A portion of the Ascaphus truei isolate aAscTru1 chromosome 14, aAscTru1.hap1, whole genome shotgun sequence genome contains these proteins:
- the PAQR9 gene encoding membrane progestin receptor epsilon: protein MPLPPSPLLRWDEVPADFVECFILSGYRRLHLPGQACLASIFQPTNETLNFWTHFLPLVLFVSKFYLLFSAAELPGHHPALLPLWCYASGVLLTFAMSCTAHVFSCRSLRLRAAFFFLDYASISYYGFASTVAYTYYLLPGLRLLDPAVMTPYLQSLGWHRVDYPAVLGLYGALVLPVAFALAVTCTVACCRSRAEGCAYPFAVRTFVFAMPLSMACPVMLESLLFDLSGRNPTLFVCFYRRYFWLLVAAFFNVSKIPERIQPGRFDIVGHSHQLFHIFTFLSIYDQMRYVEQGLEQFLRAPPSAPTFRGTVGYMLLLSLCLGWVVRTYLKGLTVAKQD from the coding sequence ATGCCCCTgccgccctcccccctcctgcgcTGGGACGAGGTACCGGCCGACTTCGTGGAGTGTTTCATCCTGTCCGGTTACCGGCGCCTCCACCTCCCCGGCCAGGCCTGCCTGGCCTCCATCTTCCAGCCCACAAATGAGACCCTGAACTTCTGGACCCACTTCCTGCCGCTGGTGTTGTTCGTCAGCAAGTTCTACCTGCTGTTCTCCGCCGCCGAGCTGCCCGGTCACCACCCGGCCCTGCTGCCCCTGTGGTGCTACGCCTCCGGGGTGCTGCTGACCTTCGCCATGAGCTGCACGGCGCACGTGTTCAGCTGCCGCTCACTGCGCCTGCGCGCGGCCTTCTTCTTCCTGGACTACGCTTCGATCAGCTACTATGGCTTCGCCAGCACCGTGGCGTACACCTACTACCTGCTGCCCGGCCTGCGCCTGCTGGATCCGGCCGTGATGACCCCTTACCTGCAGAGCCTGGGCTGGCACCGCGTGGATTACCCAGCTGTGCTGGGCCTGTACGGCGCGCTGGTGCTGCCGGTGGCCTTTGCGCTGGCGGTAACGTGCACGGTGGCGTGCTGCCGGAGCCGGGCGGAGGGTTGCGCTTACCCGTTCGCCGTGCGCACCTTTGTGTTCGCCATGCCGCTCAGCATGGCCTGCCCGGTGATGCTGGAGAGCCTGCTGTTTGACCTGAGTGGGAGGAACCCCACGCTCTTCGTGTGCTTTTACCGGCGCTATTTCTGGCTGCTGGTGGCTGCCTTCTTTAACGTCAGTAAGATCCCGGAGAGGATCCAGCCGGGCCGCTTTGACATTGTCGGGCACAGCCACCAGCTGTTCCACATCTTCACCTTCCTCAGTATCTATGACCAGATGCGCTATGTGGAGCAGGGGCTGGAGCAGTTCCTGCGCGCCCCGCCCAGCGCGCCCACCTTCCGGGGGACAGTGGGCTACATGCTGCTGCTGAGCCTCTGCTTGGGTTGGGTGGTGAGGACCTACCTGAAAGGGCTGACTGTTGCCAAGCAGGACTGA